In one window of Paraflavitalea soli DNA:
- a CDS encoding RDD family protein, with protein sequence MKNNRILIAVTVFTLVTLLGIFTSIDYYKYLFSHLDDSFSYRNLNNTVQSIAGLLLLLLDLVLITLYFTSTGLYQDKVYKLLRYLNLMSFFLYMPYLLYVYISTGSYFYKISPTQQLLQVGRLVLNMVCVVLFLRARPQSQPASIDLADYELVTYTSTGHRFVHHLLDMLYLIPVFFFWLDRMPGHYWDNPYLMEVLFLLIYLVYCFVSEAIFRQTLGKIATNSCVTAIGYEPSAGRILLRTLARLIPFDRFSFLFGANWHDKTSNTSVVYIDTWEKVFDDSNPSDTLATQK encoded by the coding sequence ATGAAGAATAACAGAATACTCATTGCCGTGACCGTCTTTACCCTGGTAACCCTCCTAGGCATTTTTACCAGTATTGATTATTATAAATACCTGTTCAGCCATTTGGACGATAGTTTTAGTTACCGAAACTTGAACAATACCGTGCAATCAATAGCCGGTCTGCTATTACTTTTGCTGGACCTCGTCTTAATAACCTTGTACTTTACTTCCACGGGCCTTTACCAGGACAAAGTATATAAGCTGCTGCGTTACCTGAACCTGATGAGTTTTTTCCTGTACATGCCATATCTGCTGTATGTATACATTTCTACCGGCAGTTATTTCTACAAGATAAGTCCCACCCAACAGCTTTTACAGGTGGGCCGCCTGGTGCTCAACATGGTTTGTGTCGTATTATTCCTGCGCGCCAGGCCGCAAAGCCAGCCGGCAAGCATTGACCTGGCCGACTATGAATTGGTAACCTACACATCAACGGGGCACCGCTTTGTGCACCACCTGCTGGATATGTTATACCTGATCCCAGTATTCTTTTTTTGGCTGGATAGAATGCCCGGTCATTACTGGGATAATCCTTACCTGATGGAGGTATTGTTCTTATTGATCTACCTGGTATACTGCTTTGTGTCGGAAGCCATTTTCCGCCAAACCCTGGGCAAGATAGCTACCAACTCCTGTGTGACTGCCATTGGATATGAGCCTTCAGCGGGAAGGATACTCCTGCGAACACTGGCACGCCTGATACCTTTTGATCGTTTCTCCTTTCTCTTTGGCGCCAACTGGCACGATAAAACAAGTAATACCTCAGTAGTATACATAGATACCTGGGAGAAAGTGTTTGATGATTCAAATCCATCAGACACCCTGGCTACGCAGAAATAA
- a CDS encoding DsrE family protein translates to MKKHSLLILIFVLVASLVCAQSPDYKVVFDVTSKDTNTYHTVVRQASSILKANPDAKVEIVIYGGALDLVTKDKSIVAPAVQELAPKAAFKVCAVTMQRNNLDKSRLIPGVETVPDGIYEIITRQKQGWGYIKVSP, encoded by the coding sequence ATGAAAAAGCATAGTTTATTGATCCTGATTTTTGTCCTTGTAGCTTCCCTGGTGTGCGCTCAATCACCAGATTACAAGGTTGTTTTTGACGTAACAAGTAAGGATACCAATACCTATCATACCGTGGTGCGCCAGGCAAGTTCCATCCTGAAGGCAAACCCCGATGCGAAAGTGGAAATAGTCATTTATGGCGGGGCCCTCGACCTGGTAACAAAGGATAAATCCATAGTAGCCCCTGCCGTACAGGAACTCGCCCCCAAAGCCGCTTTTAAAGTATGTGCCGTTACCATGCAACGCAACAACCTCGATAAATCCCGGCTGATACCAGGAGTGGAAACCGTGCCTGATGGCATTTATGAGATCATCACCCGCCAAAAACAGGGATGGGGATATATTAAAGTGAGCCCGTAA
- a CDS encoding diacylglycerol/lipid kinase family protein, translated as MTRKIIYLINPISGTRGKGTLREMVARRTKAAGIPFEILDTDIAAKYETVRHKIMTESVTDVIVCGGDGSVNQVVYALADTGVRFGIVPMGSGNGLAFAAGIPKSSEKALDIVFTGQARLTDAFMVNNQFACMLCGLGFDAQVAHQFAKQPKRGLATYASLTTRNFFSAGSYLFKIEANKLVFTTEAFFVSIANSNQFGNNFTIAPKAVLSDGLLDVVIVKKVAKPLLLLTVMRQVLAGKLRHIENSLRSPVIYFQTTELSISNVGNAPMHIDGEPRDTPTKLHIKVMPEYFKLIHAF; from the coding sequence ATGACAAGAAAGATCATTTATCTTATCAACCCTATATCCGGTACGAGGGGCAAAGGCACGCTCAGGGAAATGGTTGCCCGGCGCACCAAAGCGGCAGGCATCCCTTTTGAGATCCTGGATACGGATATAGCTGCAAAGTATGAAACTGTTCGGCATAAAATAATGACCGAAAGTGTGACGGATGTCATCGTTTGCGGGGGTGATGGTTCTGTAAACCAGGTAGTATATGCCCTGGCAGATACAGGTGTTCGGTTTGGTATTGTGCCCATGGGTTCGGGCAATGGGCTGGCATTTGCCGCGGGTATTCCAAAATCGAGCGAGAAAGCATTGGACATTGTCTTTACCGGGCAGGCCCGGCTGACAGATGCTTTTATGGTGAATAACCAATTTGCCTGTATGCTTTGTGGATTGGGCTTTGATGCGCAGGTAGCGCACCAGTTTGCCAAACAACCCAAACGCGGACTGGCTACCTATGCTTCTCTTACTACGCGTAATTTCTTCTCTGCGGGATCCTACCTTTTCAAAATTGAAGCAAATAAACTGGTCTTTACTACGGAAGCCTTCTTTGTAAGTATTGCCAACAGCAACCAGTTTGGCAACAATTTTACGATTGCGCCCAAGGCCGTATTGTCGGATGGACTGCTGGATGTGGTGATCGTAAAGAAAGTAGCCAAGCCATTGCTGCTGCTCACTGTAATGAGGCAGGTGCTGGCCGGCAAACTACGGCATATTGAAAATTCACTCCGTTCACCGGTGATCTATTTCCAAACCACGGAGCTCAGCATATCGAATGTAGGCAATGCACCGATGCACATTGACGGAGAACCACGGGATACGCCTACCAAACTCCACATTAAAGTGATGCCGGAATATTTTAAGCTGATCCATGCATTCTGA
- a CDS encoding alpha/beta hydrolase: MRKKKWWLITLLVIVIVYLMGPKPSDPAYLTQMPVVPTGADSLQQFIRTQESQHRLKPDNEARIVWANDSSKAKTDYSLVYLHGFSASQAEGDPVHRDIARKYGCNLYLSRLAEHGIDTSDALAHLTADKYWESAKEALAIGQQIGNKVILVGTSTGGTLALQLAAQYPEVYALVLLSPNIAINDPNAWLLNNPWGLQIARLVKGSKYNESDDKRDVYRQYWNSPYRLEAAVNLEELLETSMNKGTFEKVKQPTLLLYYFKDKVHQDSVVKVSAALKMFDELGTPAAEKRAVAMPNTGNHVMGSWIKSKDVPGVEREIGRFMEEILHVKPI, encoded by the coding sequence ATGCGCAAAAAGAAATGGTGGCTTATTACGCTACTGGTTATTGTGATCGTTTACCTCATGGGACCCAAGCCATCGGACCCTGCTTATCTTACCCAAATGCCTGTGGTACCTACAGGGGCGGATTCTCTCCAGCAATTTATCCGCACCCAGGAAAGTCAGCACCGGTTAAAACCCGACAACGAAGCCCGTATTGTATGGGCCAATGACTCGAGCAAGGCTAAAACTGACTATTCACTGGTATACCTCCATGGCTTTTCGGCTTCGCAGGCGGAAGGCGATCCGGTGCACCGCGATATTGCCCGGAAATATGGCTGTAACCTCTATTTATCGCGGCTGGCGGAACATGGCATTGATACCTCCGATGCATTGGCCCACCTTACGGCCGATAAATACTGGGAAAGCGCCAAAGAAGCCCTGGCTATCGGACAGCAGATCGGTAATAAAGTGATCCTGGTAGGTACTTCCACGGGGGGAACGCTGGCTTTGCAACTGGCTGCCCAATATCCAGAAGTTTATGCCCTTGTGCTGTTATCACCCAATATTGCCATCAATGATCCCAATGCGTGGCTGCTCAATAACCCCTGGGGGCTGCAGATAGCCAGGCTGGTGAAGGGGTCGAAATACAATGAATCGGATGATAAGCGGGATGTGTACCGGCAATACTGGAACTCCCCCTACCGGCTGGAAGCGGCTGTAAACCTGGAAGAATTGCTGGAAACCTCTATGAATAAGGGTACCTTTGAAAAGGTAAAGCAGCCAACGTTGCTGCTCTATTATTTTAAGGATAAAGTGCATCAGGACAGTGTGGTGAAAGTGTCGGCTGCCTTGAAAATGTTTGATGAACTGGGTACGCCGGCTGCGGAAAAAAGGGCCGTAGCGATGCCCAATACGGGCAATCATGTGATGGGCTCCTGGATCAAGTCGAAAGATGTGCCCGGCGTAGAAAGGGAAATTGGCCGGTTTATGGAGGAAATTTTGCACGTAAAACCTATATAA
- a CDS encoding lipid A deacylase LpxR family protein, protein MKGNLYSILLLVGGCGFFTPLHAQQDREYLFRIYVDNDFINFRGKGTDQFYTNGLRFDLFYSNHKGPRWLPTAGDSSINVTGWSIMQMAITPRDIKTTAYQPDDYPYSGSLFATYSLRSYNPQQRYSFQTELLLGVMGPAAMGEQGQKLIHQLISYQLPMGWEHQLGNALLANVQFTAEKQLASIGNFIEVIGGGKIAAGTMTNSASIYPMIRIGLMHPYFAGTISQLSSPRSIKGQKKWQAYLVGRPGGSFTLTNALLTGGISNSSNGKIIRTNHPLQKFTFNMEYGVVVSKGRIALSVMQRYTTPMLKGLYSHEVGNVSLSFNW, encoded by the coding sequence ATGAAAGGAAATTTATATTCTATACTCTTACTAGTAGGAGGCTGCGGTTTCTTCACGCCTTTGCATGCGCAACAGGACAGGGAATATCTTTTCAGGATATATGTTGACAATGACTTTATCAACTTCCGCGGAAAGGGAACAGATCAATTCTATACCAATGGCTTGCGCTTTGACCTGTTTTACAGCAACCATAAGGGACCAAGGTGGCTACCTACAGCAGGTGATAGCAGCATCAATGTTACTGGCTGGAGTATCATGCAAATGGCCATTACCCCACGGGATATCAAGACCACAGCATACCAGCCGGACGATTACCCGTATTCAGGCTCTTTGTTTGCCACCTATTCTCTGCGCTCCTACAACCCCCAACAACGATACAGTTTCCAAACGGAGTTATTGCTGGGGGTAATGGGGCCTGCCGCCATGGGGGAACAGGGACAAAAATTAATACACCAACTGATCAGTTACCAGTTGCCCATGGGCTGGGAACATCAACTGGGCAATGCTTTGCTGGCGAATGTTCAATTCACGGCAGAAAAACAGCTGGCCAGTATTGGAAATTTCATAGAAGTTATCGGCGGCGGCAAAATAGCGGCGGGCACTATGACGAATAGTGCTAGCATATATCCAATGATCCGGATTGGCCTCATGCATCCCTATTTTGCCGGCACCATTAGCCAGTTGTCCAGTCCGCGTTCCATAAAAGGGCAAAAGAAATGGCAGGCTTACCTGGTAGGCCGGCCAGGGGGCTCATTTACCCTTACGAATGCTTTGCTTACAGGTGGCATCAGCAACTCCTCTAATGGAAAGATCATCCGTACCAACCATCCGCTTCAAAAATTCACGTTCAATATGGAATACGGCGTGGTGGTATCGAAGGGCCGTATTGCCTTATCGGTCATGCAAAGGTATACTACGCCTATGTTGAAAGGACTATACAGCCACGAGGTAGGCAATGTGAGCTTGTCTTTTAACTGGTAA
- a CDS encoding 3-oxoacyl-ACP synthase III family protein, translating into MIRSRIAGIGMYVPEQVVTNQDLTQYMETSDEWIQERTGIKERRYAHRTQETTTTMGVEAAKIAIERAGITPQDIDFIVFATLSPDYYFPGCGVLVQRAMKMKEIGALDVRNQCSGFIYALSVADQFIRGGMYKNVLVIGSEKHSFGLDFSTRGRNVSVIFGDGAGAVVLQPTEKENQGILSSHLHSDGESAEILAMYNPGTHANHWTEQKLADFNEAEIADMFMSHEMIDKAQNFPFMDGPSVFKKAVVKFPEVIMEALTANGYQPADLRMLIPHQANLRIAQFVQQKLGLKDDQVYNNIQKYGNTTAASVPLALCEAWQEGKIKEGDLVCLAAFGSGFTWASALLKW; encoded by the coding sequence ATGATACGTTCCAGGATCGCCGGTATTGGTATGTATGTACCGGAACAAGTAGTGACCAACCAGGACCTTACCCAATACATGGAAACGAGTGATGAGTGGATACAGGAAAGAACGGGTATTAAAGAACGCCGGTACGCCCACCGCACGCAGGAAACCACCACCACCATGGGGGTGGAAGCGGCCAAAATAGCCATCGAACGGGCAGGGATTACGCCACAGGATATTGACTTTATTGTATTTGCTACGCTTAGCCCGGATTATTATTTCCCGGGCTGCGGGGTGCTGGTACAAAGGGCTATGAAAATGAAGGAGATCGGGGCATTGGATGTGCGTAACCAGTGCAGTGGCTTTATTTATGCGCTGAGTGTGGCAGATCAATTCATCAGGGGTGGTATGTACAAAAACGTGCTGGTGATCGGCAGTGAGAAACATTCTTTCGGTCTCGACTTCAGCACGCGTGGCAGGAATGTGAGTGTGATCTTTGGCGACGGCGCAGGAGCAGTGGTATTGCAGCCCACGGAAAAGGAGAACCAGGGTATTTTAAGCAGCCACCTGCACAGTGATGGAGAGAGTGCGGAGATATTAGCGATGTACAATCCGGGTACGCATGCCAATCATTGGACAGAACAAAAGCTGGCCGATTTCAATGAAGCTGAAATAGCTGATATGTTCATGAGTCATGAAATGATCGATAAAGCGCAAAACTTCCCTTTTATGGATGGGCCATCTGTGTTTAAAAAAGCAGTTGTGAAATTTCCTGAAGTGATCATGGAAGCATTGACGGCCAATGGCTATCAGCCAGCGGACCTGCGGATGCTGATACCCCACCAGGCGAACCTGCGTATTGCGCAATTTGTGCAACAGAAGCTGGGACTCAAAGACGACCAGGTATACAATAATATACAGAAATACGGCAATACCACCGCAGCATCGGTACCGCTGGCCTTGTGTGAAGCTTGGCAGGAAGGAAAGATCAAAGAAGGTGACCTGGTATGCCTGGCTGCCTTTGGCAGTGGCTTTACCTGGGCCAGCGCCTTGCTAAAATGGTAG
- the typA gene encoding translational GTPase TypA has protein sequence MEIRNIAIIAHVDHGKTTLVDKILHATKVFRDNQDTGELIMDSNDLERERGITIFSKNASVTYKDVKINVIDTPGHADFGGEVERVLKMADGVCLLVDAFEGPMPQTRFVLQKALQLNLKPIVIINKVDKPNCRPDEVHDAVFELFFNLDASEEQLDFPTFYGSGKNGWFNDSLTQIDNINPLLDGILKYVPAPKVNEGPVQMQITSLDYSSFLGRIAVGKVARGVLKENQPIALMQAGGVIKKSRVKELYVFEGMGKKRVTEVVAGDLCAVVGIEDFNIGDTIADAENPEALPVISVDEPTMNMLFSINNSPFYGKDGKFVTSRHLRDRLMKETEKNLALRVKEAEGGGDSFLVYGRGILHLGILIETMRREGYELTVGQPQVIVKDVDGVRSEPYESLVVDVPQEFASKVIDLVTRRKGEMHVMETKGEMQHLEFEIPSRGLIGLRTQMLTATTGEAVMAHRFIAYKPWKGQIPGRNNGVLIAKSTEKTTAYSIDKLQDRGTFFVDPGEEVYAGQIIAENIKPGDLIVNATEGKKLTNHRASGSDDASRIAPKTLMTLEECMEYIQQDECIEVTPNFIRMRKVILDENERSKVQKSMKTEAV, from the coding sequence ATGGAAATCAGAAATATAGCGATTATCGCCCACGTAGACCACGGTAAGACAACCCTGGTTGATAAGATCTTACACGCTACCAAAGTGTTCCGCGATAACCAGGACACTGGTGAGCTGATCATGGACAGTAACGACCTGGAACGCGAAAGAGGTATCACTATCTTTAGTAAGAATGCCTCCGTAACCTATAAGGACGTTAAGATCAATGTGATTGATACCCCTGGTCACGCCGACTTTGGCGGAGAAGTAGAGCGGGTATTGAAAATGGCCGACGGTGTTTGCCTCCTGGTAGATGCTTTTGAAGGCCCCATGCCACAAACACGTTTCGTGCTCCAAAAGGCATTGCAGCTGAACCTGAAGCCCATTGTAATCATCAATAAAGTAGATAAGCCCAACTGCCGTCCTGATGAAGTTCATGACGCCGTATTTGAGCTGTTCTTCAACCTCGATGCTTCCGAAGAGCAACTGGATTTCCCTACCTTCTATGGTTCCGGAAAGAACGGTTGGTTCAACGATTCCCTTACACAGATCGACAATATCAATCCCCTGCTGGATGGTATCCTGAAATATGTACCTGCCCCTAAGGTAAATGAAGGGCCAGTACAAATGCAGATCACTTCACTGGACTATTCTTCTTTCCTTGGCCGTATTGCCGTAGGTAAAGTAGCCCGTGGTGTATTGAAAGAAAACCAACCCATTGCTTTGATGCAGGCCGGCGGTGTGATCAAGAAATCAAGGGTGAAGGAACTGTACGTGTTTGAAGGCATGGGTAAGAAAAGAGTAACTGAAGTTGTTGCTGGTGACCTTTGCGCTGTAGTAGGTATCGAAGATTTCAACATTGGTGATACCATCGCCGATGCTGAAAATCCCGAAGCATTACCCGTCATCAGCGTGGATGAGCCAACCATGAACATGCTGTTCTCTATCAACAACTCTCCTTTCTATGGTAAGGATGGTAAGTTCGTTACCAGCCGTCACCTGCGTGATCGCCTGATGAAGGAAACAGAGAAAAACCTCGCCCTCCGTGTGAAAGAAGCAGAAGGTGGTGGTGATAGCTTCCTGGTGTATGGTCGTGGTATCCTGCACTTAGGTATCCTCATCGAAACCATGCGCCGCGAAGGATATGAATTAACAGTAGGTCAGCCCCAGGTAATCGTAAAAGACGTGGATGGCGTTAGGTCTGAACCATATGAGAGCCTGGTAGTGGATGTGCCGCAGGAATTTGCTTCTAAAGTAATTGACCTGGTTACACGCCGCAAGGGTGAAATGCATGTAATGGAAACCAAGGGTGAAATGCAACACCTGGAATTTGAAATTCCTTCCCGCGGTCTCATCGGTCTGCGTACACAGATGCTGACAGCTACTACCGGTGAAGCTGTAATGGCACACCGCTTTATAGCTTACAAGCCCTGGAAAGGTCAGATCCCCGGCCGTAACAACGGTGTACTGATCGCCAAGAGCACCGAAAAGACAACCGCTTATTCTATCGATAAATTACAGGACAGGGGTACCTTCTTTGTAGATCCGGGCGAAGAAGTATACGCTGGTCAGATCATTGCCGAGAACATCAAGCCCGGCGACCTGATCGTAAATGCTACCGAAGGTAAAAAGCTCACCAACCACCGTGCAAGCGGTAGTGATGATGCCTCCCGCATTGCGCCTAAAACCTTGATGACACTGGAAGAATGTATGGAGTATATCCAGCAAGACGAGTGCATTGAAGTAACGCCAAATTTCATCCGTATGCGTAAAGTAATCCTGGATGAAAATGAAAGAAGCAAGGTGCAGAAGTCTATGAAGACCGAAGCCGTTTAA
- a CDS encoding patatin-like phospholipase family protein has protein sequence MKIFLRGLFRSFPIQLFLLHFKKFQVLLIFWFVLFSTVNGTFMKSFGADSLYLAPEYLGEVNALSAAFVGVAIGIFIMSWNITTFILFSRHFRFLATTSNPFLKYCINNGIIPLLFLGFYFNRAVKFAGIKELMTTSEITLLVGGFLGGLILIIAISFFYFFRADKTIIRRLTPVISNPQLFKAQFRRGEDKLTQSRLVKVEWYLNSLFTLKKVRDVSHYSREFVETIFNRHHFAAVLSIFVAFIFLIVMGFWLDDPLFQLPAACGITLFFSILIAVSGAFTYFMQSWSIPVLVLIFFVLNLLYRHNIIDPTNKAYGLNYDNKEQRPAYTRERLFELSSPERTAQDKEHMIRILDRWKARQDSKKPVMFIINTSGGGNRSATFTMNVMQCLDSLSNGELMRKTAFITGASGGMLGAAYFRELSRAKAAGAAIRLQDDKYVDDISGDLLNALFTSFVARDLASPAQKFNVDGYQYVKDRGYAFEQKLNQNTHGFLNKQLKDLNEDEVNARTPLMLFSSVITQDSRKMLISTQPMSYLMKPVYDTNKLAEIEPDAVDYQSMFAGQDPMNLRLLTALRMNATFPYVLPNVWLPTNPVIDVMDAGLRDNYGLETTIRYLQVFQTWIRENTSGVVLIQIRDRKIAGWEPFEASNITEIATKPVLLLQHNWYKMQEYSQNDLLCLSQQILGKHFYKLSFQYLPKKEDARAALNFHLTKSEKLDINEALFSANNQQSFQFFKELLKPRNNPPAK, from the coding sequence ATGAAAATCTTTCTACGCGGATTATTTAGGTCTTTCCCCATCCAGCTTTTTCTGCTGCACTTCAAGAAATTCCAGGTGCTGCTGATCTTCTGGTTCGTGCTGTTCAGTACCGTCAATGGTACCTTTATGAAAAGCTTCGGGGCCGATTCATTGTACCTGGCGCCCGAATACCTGGGAGAGGTCAATGCATTGAGTGCTGCTTTTGTGGGCGTGGCCATCGGCATCTTTATCATGAGTTGGAATATTACCACCTTTATTCTTTTCAGCCGTCATTTTCGCTTCCTCGCTACTACTTCCAATCCTTTTTTAAAATATTGTATCAACAATGGCATTATTCCACTGCTGTTCCTGGGTTTCTATTTCAATAGGGCAGTAAAGTTTGCCGGCATCAAGGAACTGATGACTACCAGTGAAATTACTTTGCTGGTGGGAGGCTTTTTGGGTGGCCTGATCCTGATCATCGCCATTTCTTTCTTCTATTTCTTCCGGGCCGATAAGACCATCATCCGCCGCCTTACACCAGTGATCAGTAATCCCCAATTATTCAAAGCTCAGTTCAGGAGAGGAGAAGATAAATTAACCCAAAGCCGCCTGGTAAAAGTGGAGTGGTACCTCAATTCCCTCTTCACCTTAAAAAAAGTGCGCGATGTATCCCATTATAGCCGTGAGTTTGTAGAAACCATCTTCAACAGGCACCACTTTGCCGCTGTATTGTCCATCTTTGTAGCATTTATTTTCCTCATAGTAATGGGGTTCTGGCTCGATGATCCTTTATTCCAGTTGCCCGCAGCTTGTGGCATCACCCTGTTTTTTTCAATCCTCATCGCAGTATCCGGGGCATTTACCTATTTTATGCAAAGCTGGAGCATCCCTGTGCTGGTACTGATCTTCTTTGTACTCAACCTGCTGTACCGGCATAATATTATTGATCCCACCAATAAAGCCTATGGGCTTAATTATGACAATAAAGAGCAGCGCCCTGCTTATACCCGGGAACGTTTATTTGAGCTCTCCTCACCCGAAAGAACAGCGCAGGATAAAGAACATATGATCCGCATCCTCGATCGCTGGAAAGCCAGGCAGGATAGTAAAAAGCCCGTTATGTTCATCATAAATACCAGTGGTGGCGGCAACCGCAGCGCTACCTTTACCATGAATGTGATGCAATGCCTGGATAGCCTTAGTAATGGTGAGTTAATGCGGAAAACAGCTTTTATTACCGGTGCATCCGGTGGCATGTTAGGAGCCGCTTATTTCCGCGAGCTTAGCCGGGCAAAGGCAGCCGGTGCAGCTATACGCCTGCAGGATGATAAATATGTAGATGACATTTCCGGCGACCTCTTGAATGCATTGTTCACCTCTTTTGTAGCCAGGGACCTGGCATCGCCGGCACAGAAATTCAATGTAGATGGCTACCAGTATGTGAAAGACAGGGGCTATGCTTTCGAACAAAAGCTGAATCAGAATACACATGGATTTCTCAATAAACAACTAAAAGATCTCAATGAGGACGAGGTAAATGCCCGTACCCCGCTCATGCTGTTCAGCTCCGTCATTACACAAGATAGCCGCAAAATGCTCATCAGCACACAACCCATGAGCTATTTGATGAAGCCTGTGTATGATACCAATAAGCTGGCTGAAATAGAACCCGATGCAGTGGATTACCAATCCATGTTTGCCGGACAAGATCCCATGAACCTGCGCCTGCTTACCGCCTTGCGTATGAATGCTACATTCCCTTATGTGCTGCCCAATGTATGGTTGCCTACCAACCCCGTCATTGATGTAATGGATGCAGGCCTTCGTGATAACTATGGACTTGAAACTACTATCCGTTATTTACAGGTGTTTCAGACATGGATACGGGAGAACACCAGTGGAGTAGTGCTTATACAGATTCGTGACAGGAAGATTGCAGGATGGGAGCCTTTTGAGGCTAGTAATATTACCGAAATAGCTACAAAACCAGTATTGCTGTTACAGCATAACTGGTATAAAATGCAGGAGTATTCCCAGAATGACCTCCTTTGCCTGTCACAACAGATACTGGGTAAGCATTTTTATAAACTATCCTTTCAATACCTGCCCAAAAAAGAAGATGCACGGGCAGCCCTCAACTTTCACCTCACCAAAAGCGAAAAGCTGGATATCAATGAAGCCCTGTTCAGCGCCAACAACCAGCAGTCATTCCAGTTCTTCAAGGAATTACTCAAACCACGCAATAACCCGCCCGCTAAGTAG
- a CDS encoding COX15/CtaA family protein, with translation MDTNSQYPAPDSKPRRYVSAWILIGVFMLLVQVILGGITRLTGSGLSITEWNVVTGTLPPLNSQQWAQEFDKYRQTPQYLLLNSEFTIDDFKFIFFWEWFHRFWARLIGVVFIVGFVYLMSKRYLKREMQQPLLFLFFFGAFQGAIGWIMVASGLTGDAVYVKPTRLALHFIFAMALICYAFWFALQLRVPPQERRVAPSLRKWTWWIIGLLFLQLIFGALMAGHKAALAAATWPTINGDLIPPGLLRENPLLLNFFENKITIHFVHRGLAYLLLILVIIYTIKVNRVAPVGKTFRKARLLPVFLVSAQVILGIVSVLTSPGIVPQKWGVFEWMAQLHQIVGMLLLLSFVAMLYLLPKRLAPAA, from the coding sequence ATGGATACAAACTCCCAATACCCGGCGCCCGATTCGAAACCACGTCGTTATGTGTCTGCCTGGATACTGATCGGTGTTTTTATGTTGTTGGTACAGGTAATACTGGGCGGTATTACCCGCTTAACGGGGTCCGGCCTGTCCATTACAGAATGGAACGTCGTGACCGGTACCTTGCCCCCGCTCAATAGTCAGCAATGGGCGCAGGAGTTTGATAAATACCGGCAAACACCCCAATACCTGCTGCTGAATTCGGAGTTTACCATTGATGATTTCAAGTTTATCTTCTTCTGGGAGTGGTTTCACCGCTTTTGGGCCAGGCTCATTGGCGTAGTATTCATTGTTGGCTTTGTATACCTCATGTCCAAACGATACCTGAAGCGTGAAATGCAACAACCTTTGTTGTTCCTTTTCTTCTTTGGTGCTTTTCAGGGTGCTATTGGCTGGATCATGGTAGCCAGTGGCCTCACCGGCGATGCCGTGTATGTGAAACCTACCCGCCTTGCCCTCCATTTTATATTCGCCATGGCCCTTATTTGTTATGCGTTCTGGTTTGCCCTGCAATTGCGGGTACCCCCACAGGAACGCAGGGTAGCACCCTCCTTACGCAAATGGACATGGTGGATCATCGGCCTCCTGTTTCTCCAATTGATCTTCGGTGCCTTGATGGCAGGCCATAAAGCAGCCCTGGCTGCAGCTACCTGGCCAACTATTAATGGAGATTTAATACCCCCCGGCCTGCTCCGGGAAAACCCCCTATTACTCAACTTCTTTGAAAATAAGATTACCATCCATTTTGTGCACCGTGGGCTGGCCTATTTGTTATTGATACTCGTCATTATTTATACCATCAAGGTAAACCGCGTAGCTCCTGTAGGCAAAACCTTCCGCAAAGCCCGCCTGCTGCCCGTTTTCCTGGTATCTGCACAGGTAATATTGGGAATAGTATCTGTGTTGACCAGCCCCGGTATCGTGCCTCAAAAGTGGGGTGTATTTGAATGGATGGCCCAGTTGCATCAGATAGTGGGTATGCTATTGCTGCTGAGCTTTGTAGCTATGTTGTACCTGCTTCCCAAACGTTTGGCCCCTGCCGCATAA
- a CDS encoding nuclear transport factor 2 family protein — protein sequence MSAFTHPTTNDVDRSCQEVLQQAYEAFNARDIEAALACMDPDVEWPNAMESGYLYGHKAVHDYWVRQWIMIDPHVEPVHFSNCEDGNIMVEVHQVVRDLEGNLLLEETVNHAYLVLQGLIKRMEIRKVAIVPDQEITSMAG from the coding sequence ATGTCAGCTTTTACCCACCCCACCACCAATGATGTAGACAGGAGTTGCCAGGAAGTATTGCAACAGGCTTACGAGGCTTTTAATGCGCGTGATATAGAGGCTGCTCTCGCCTGCATGGATCCAGATGTGGAATGGCCCAATGCCATGGAAAGCGGCTACCTGTACGGGCATAAAGCTGTACACGATTACTGGGTGCGGCAATGGATCATGATCGATCCACATGTAGAGCCCGTGCATTTTAGCAATTGTGAAGATGGGAATATCATGGTCGAAGTACACCAGGTCGTGCGCGATCTGGAAGGGAACCTGCTGTTGGAAGAGACCGTAAACCACGCCTACCTGGTATTACAGGGCTTGATAAAGCGAATGGAAATACGAAAAGTAGCTATTGTCCCTGATCAGGAAATTACATCCATGGCCGGATAG